GTTGTTCCAGTCGTCCTCGCTCATGCGGAACAGCAAGCCGTCCTTCGTGATGCCGGCGTTGTTGACGAGGATGTCGATGTTGCCGAACTCGGCCAGCAACTGCTCGCACGCCGCCTTCACCGCCGCGCCATCCGCGACGTCAACCGCCAGCGCCTTCGCCTTGCCGCCCGCCGCGACGATGCCGGCCGCGACCGCGCCGCAGCTGTCCGCGGACTTGCTCACGCAGATCACCGTGACGCCGTTCTTGGCGAGGAGTTCAGCGATGGCTTTGCCGATGCCGCGCCCCGCGCCAGTGACGAGGGCCACACGATTGTTGTAGGTCAGGCTCATGGGAGGCGGATGGGATGCGGTCGGATTGGCCCGAGCAAGCGAGAAATAGTCGGCCCGTTCCTGGTGACTTATCCGTAATTTGAACCAGGTCAGGAACTGAACCGATCCAAGGAAAAACGCGCCCATTGGCGCTCTATCAAACAATGAGCCGATTAATCATCACCACCCCCAACGCACCGACGCCCCCACCTACCTACAGCCAAGCGGTGAAGGCGGCGGGGCTTGTTTTTGTCTCCGGCACGGCACCAAGCGACCCGTCCACAGGGACAATTACCGCCACGACCATCCAGGACCAGACACGCCAGTGCCTCACCAACATCGCTGCCATACTGACTGCGTCCGGCAGCTCCGTTGAAAAGATCGTCAGTGCGACAGTCATTTTGGCGGACGAAGCGGATTTCGCCGGAATGAACGAAGAATGGGTGCGCTGGTTCCCGCAGAACCCGCCGGCCCGTCAAGGTGCCAAGCTGCCCGTGAAAGCCCCCGGACTAAAAATTTCCGTCGCGGTCATCGCGGAGGCCTAAAAAGCCTCGCGGGGCCGATCAGTCACACTCCCGCCACTCAATAGACATCCCGCATGTAGCGGTGGTCCTTCTTGAGCTGTTTCACGAACTCGGTCGCGGCGGCGGCGTCCATGCCGCCGTGTTGCGCGATGATTTCGTGGAGCGCGGCGTCGACGTCCTTGGCCATGCGCTTGGCGTCGCCGCAGACGTAGAAGTGCGCGCCGGCTTTCAGCCACGCCCACAGCTCGGCGCCGTTCTGGCGCATGCGGTCCTGCACGTAGATTTTTTCCGCTTGGTCGCGCGAAAAGGCGACGTCGAGGCGCGCGAGTTTGCCCTCCTGTTGCCAGGCGAGCCACTCCTCCTCGTAGAGGAAATCCGTCGCGCGGCGCTGATCGCCGAAGAACAGCCAGTTGCGGCCGGTCGCGCCGGTCGCAACGCGTTCCTGCATGAACGCGCGGAACGGCGCCACGCCGGTGCCGGGTCCGACCATGATGACGTCCTTCGTGCCATCCGCGGGCGGCGCGAAATGCGAGAGCGACACGAAAACGGGCACCGCCGTCTCGCCCGCGACGACGCGATCGGCGAGGAAGGTCGAGCACACGCCGTGGCGCTGGCGGGCGTTGGTCTCATAGCGCACGACGGCGACGGTGAGATGCACCTGCGTCGGGTGAACCTTGCCGCTCGAGGCGATCGAGTAGAGTCGCGGCATCAGCTTGCGCAGGTGATCGACGAATTCCTGCGGCGTGACGCGCGCGTGCGGGAATTCCGCGAGCAGGTCCACGTATTCGCGCTCGGCGAGATAGGCGGCGAGCTGCTCCTTCGCCTCGGGTGCGAGCAGGCCGGCGATCTTCTCCTTTTCGGTGTGATCGGGTGTCTTGGCCGCGAGCGTCTCGAGGATTTTCTTTGTCGGGCCGGCGAGCGCGAGCCGCGAGAAGAGCGCTTCGCGCAGCGTGATCGGCGTCGTGAGCTTGAGCATCGCGGGGCTGACCAGCTCGTCACCCGTCGCACGCAGGCGCGCAAGGACTTCGTCGACGAGTTCCGGGCGGTTCGTCGCAAACACCCCGAGCGAGTCGCCGGCCTTGTAGGCCAAACCGCTGTCGGCGAGGTCGATGACGAAGTGCCGCGTGTCCTTGGCGGAGCCGTCGCGATTCAGGCGGCGGTTTTCCGTCAGGTGGGCGGGAAACGGGTTATCTTTGGAGAACGTGGCGGGAGCTGGCTCCAGATGCATGCGTGGAAGGCGTTTTGTGCCGGGCCGCCGAAGCAGGTGGCAAGCCCGTTCATCGTCACTTTGCTACAGGTGACGCAAAACGCCAACGGGGCTTTCCTGTTGCCCGCCGCCGCGCGCGGCCCAAACGTGCGGACATGGAACCCGTTCGCATTCAGAAATTCATCGCCGATTCCGGCCTGTGCTCCCGCCGGGCGGCCGAGGCGTTGATCGCCGCGGGCGAGGTTTACGTGAACGGCGAAAAGGCCGAGCTCGGCCGCAAGGTCGAACCCGGAGTCGACAAGGTCACCGTGCGCGGCAAAGCGGTGCGCTCCACCGCGCAGCCAAAAGTCACGCTCGCGATGCACAAGCCCCGCGGCCTCGTCTGCTCGAACAGCGACCCGCACGCCGAGGACGGCACGATCTTCGACCTGCTGCCGCGCGAGTGGCGCAAGCTCCGGCTCTTCTGCGCCGGCCGTCTCGACAAGGACAGCGAGGGCCTGCTCATCCTCACCACCGACGGCGAGCTCGCGAACAAGCTCATGCACCCGTCCAACACGGTCGTGAAGCGCTACCATGTGATCCTCGAGCGCCCCTTCCCCGCCGGCAAAGTCGGCCAGCTGCTCAAGGGCGTGAAGGTCGAGAACGAGCACCTCCAGGTCGAGCACGCGCTCCTGCTCAACCCGAACCGCGACAAGCTCTCCACCTCGCTCGACGTCCACCTGCACCACGGCAAGAAGCGCGAGATTCGGCAGCTCTTCCTTGCGTTCGGTTTTCCCGTAAAGCGCCTGCGTCGCTACCAGATCGGCGCGCTGCGGCTCAAAGGAATCCCGTTGCGCGGGGTGAAACAACTTTCTACGAAGGAAATCTCACTGCTCTTCGCGACGCCCCGCGCGATTCCCGAACAGCCCGCGTTCACCGACCATGAAGATTAAGCTCCCTCTCCTCGCCCTCGCGCTCGCCGCTGCCACGCGCCTCGTCGCCGACACCGTCGCGACCGACACCGCCGTCTTCAAGCAAGCCGACGCGAAGTCACCCGTCCTCACCCGCCTCACCGCCGGCGCGACGATCACGGTCGTCGGCGAAGCGCCCGCCGGCTGGCGCCGCGTCGAAGTCGACGGCACGTTCAACGGCTACTCGCGCGGCCGAGAAATCACGAAGGCCCTCAGCGTCCGCGAAGGCGCCAACATCTACAGCGAGCCGAAGGTCACGTCCGCCGTCCTCACTGTCTCGCAAAAGGGCGACCAATCCGAAGTCGTCGGCCTCGCCACCGGCGATTGGCTCCAAGTGCGCGTCCAGAAAAAGCTCCAGGGCTTCATCGCCGTCGGCGCCACCGCGAATCGCCCGTCCGTCACGCCGCTCACGGCCGCTCCGGCGCCGGCGACATCTTCCGCGCCCGCCGCCGCCAGCACCGAGCCCGGCCGCCCAGTCCCGGTTTCCGCCAACAGCGCCGATACGCCGCGCCTGTTCACCGGCACGTTCGTCGCCGCGCGCGCCACGCTCTTCGGCTCGACGCCCGTCTACGATTACCAGCTCACCGACACCAACGGTCGCCGCTT
This window of the Candidatus Didemnitutus sp. genome carries:
- a CDS encoding RidA family protein produces the protein MALYQTMSRLIITTPNAPTPPPTYSQAVKAAGLVFVSGTAPSDPSTGTITATTIQDQTRQCLTNIAAILTASGSSVEKIVSATVILADEADFAGMNEEWVRWFPQNPPARQGAKLPVKAPGLKISVAVIAEA
- a CDS encoding sulfite reductase subunit alpha; protein product: MHLEPAPATFSKDNPFPAHLTENRRLNRDGSAKDTRHFVIDLADSGLAYKAGDSLGVFATNRPELVDEVLARLRATGDELVSPAMLKLTTPITLREALFSRLALAGPTKKILETLAAKTPDHTEKEKIAGLLAPEAKEQLAAYLAEREYVDLLAEFPHARVTPQEFVDHLRKLMPRLYSIASSGKVHPTQVHLTVAVVRYETNARQRHGVCSTFLADRVVAGETAVPVFVSLSHFAPPADGTKDVIMVGPGTGVAPFRAFMQERVATGATGRNWLFFGDQRRATDFLYEEEWLAWQQEGKLARLDVAFSRDQAEKIYVQDRMRQNGAELWAWLKAGAHFYVCGDAKRMAKDVDAALHEIIAQHGGMDAAAATEFVKQLKKDHRYMRDVY
- a CDS encoding SH3 domain-containing protein: MKIKLPLLALALAAATRLVADTVATDTAVFKQADAKSPVLTRLTAGATITVVGEAPAGWRRVEVDGTFNGYSRGREITKALSVREGANIYSEPKVTSAVLTVSQKGDQSEVVGLATGDWLQVRVQKKLQGFIAVGATANRPSVTPLTAAPAPATSSAPAAASTEPGRPVPVSANSADTPRLFTGTFVAARATLFGSTPVYDYQLTDTNGRRFAYVDMKRLVLTEKIESYLDLQVVITGTVRNTVDGKDLVVAAESIQRK
- a CDS encoding rRNA pseudouridine synthase yields the protein MEPVRIQKFIADSGLCSRRAAEALIAAGEVYVNGEKAELGRKVEPGVDKVTVRGKAVRSTAQPKVTLAMHKPRGLVCSNSDPHAEDGTIFDLLPREWRKLRLFCAGRLDKDSEGLLILTTDGELANKLMHPSNTVVKRYHVILERPFPAGKVGQLLKGVKVENEHLQVEHALLLNPNRDKLSTSLDVHLHHGKKREIRQLFLAFGFPVKRLRRYQIGALRLKGIPLRGVKQLSTKEISLLFATPRAIPEQPAFTDHED